One part of the Aneurinibacillus sp. REN35 genome encodes these proteins:
- a CDS encoding response regulator, with the protein MGKETIEQIFRKKYYAQLCEVTSRITQPERLAKDEKWRQEIYRILHSLKGTAGTLGYHSLSHIAETGLSMFTDTDDYILPNYMVSPMYALIREAMDLLRSTEHAYVSEGIIQELQAFNKEDEKPKRILIIDDDEALLASIHQVLSLAGFDVEVLSDASTGLDEMLNKQPDCIILDVMMPELNGFNVMRRIRSDTQRQFTPVLFLTAKSDIEDKYKGFQLGADEYLTKPFQFEELMLRIKTLISRVETYRSLSMRDALTGLYNRRYLIERLQELFVSYARKPSDISLAIMDLDYFKRVNDTYGHPCGDTVLKSFASFLKSRLREVDIITRYGGEEFIVILPDTNVEQARTILNRMREEFGRHEIECDDARIFQTFSGGIAQLGKEGDDIPKLIQQADQALYLAKFKGRNRLCLASEVEAAGEEAMRKKVLIADDDLIVHSILEHQLEDTGWELHFANDGHEVLDLVDNVTPDMFILDGIMPGMTGLEICEALRKQPRFAKTPIIMLTGRSGEDDVAMALDTGVDDYVVKPFSPIELKARMNRLFVRMK; encoded by the coding sequence ATGGGAAAAGAGACGATCGAACAAATTTTTCGCAAAAAGTATTATGCACAGCTTTGTGAAGTAACCTCCAGGATCACCCAACCGGAGCGGCTTGCAAAGGATGAAAAATGGCGGCAGGAGATTTATCGGATTCTGCACAGCCTTAAAGGAACCGCCGGAACACTTGGCTACCATTCGCTTAGCCATATCGCAGAGACGGGGCTATCCATGTTTACGGATACGGATGACTATATACTTCCTAATTATATGGTATCACCCATGTATGCGCTCATCCGCGAGGCAATGGATCTGTTGCGTTCCACAGAGCACGCTTATGTGAGTGAAGGAATTATTCAAGAACTGCAGGCGTTTAATAAGGAAGACGAAAAGCCAAAACGCATCCTTATCATTGACGATGATGAAGCGCTGCTCGCCTCCATTCATCAGGTGCTTTCCCTGGCTGGTTTTGATGTTGAGGTCTTATCGGATGCAAGCACAGGACTTGATGAAATGCTAAACAAACAACCTGATTGCATCATACTCGATGTCATGATGCCAGAATTGAACGGATTCAATGTCATGCGTCGTATCCGCAGTGATACACAGCGACAATTTACACCCGTTCTATTCCTTACCGCAAAATCTGATATCGAAGACAAATATAAAGGGTTCCAACTAGGTGCAGACGAATACTTAACCAAACCATTCCAGTTTGAAGAATTGATGCTGCGGATTAAAACCCTCATCTCCCGCGTGGAAACCTATCGTTCCTTATCCATGCGGGACGCGCTTACTGGACTCTATAACCGCCGCTATCTCATCGAACGGCTGCAAGAACTCTTTGTCTCTTATGCACGAAAGCCATCCGATATCTCGCTCGCGATTATGGACCTTGATTATTTCAAACGGGTAAATGATACGTACGGCCATCCATGCGGTGATACTGTACTTAAAAGCTTTGCTAGTTTTTTGAAATCCAGACTGCGTGAGGTAGATATCATTACCCGCTACGGTGGAGAAGAATTCATTGTTATCCTTCCCGACACCAATGTAGAACAAGCACGAACAATTCTAAACCGGATGCGGGAAGAATTCGGACGCCATGAGATCGAATGTGACGATGCACGAATCTTCCAGACATTTAGCGGCGGCATTGCTCAGCTTGGCAAAGAGGGAGATGATATTCCCAAACTTATTCAACAGGCCGATCAAGCACTCTATTTGGCTAAATTTAAAGGCCGGAACCGACTATGCCTCGCCTCAGAAGTCGAGGCTGCCGGAGAAGAAGCGATGCGTAAGAAGGTGTTGATTGCCGACGATGACCTTATCGTTCACTCCATTCTTGAGCATCAATTAGAAGATACAGGTTGGGAATTGCATTTTGCAAATGACGGTCATGAAGTGCTGGACTTGGTGGACAATGTGACACCAGATATGTTTATTCTTGATGGGATTATGCCGGGTATGACCGGACTTGAGATCTGCGAGGCTCTGCGCAAGCAGCCGCGCTTTGCGAAAACCCCCATCATTATGCTGACAGGGCGCAGCGGAGAAGACGATGTGGCAATGGCCCTTGATACGGGTGTGGACGATTACGTAGTTAAGCCGTTCTCCCCCATTGAACTCAAGGCACGGATGAATCGATTG
- a CDS encoding ATP-binding protein codes for MRKSIVNRLRLFLLIPLISIFVLSAVLWTFNIRELNSYNREMAELLEKRNELRLIQYAFEAEISEIRGFIAIGNDTFLTRMNTQKEKALKSMQAYSALPLTSDERSFIDGIKRDIITYNEKYMPAGIQLGKARDYQGINKLANNQGATKFVNNIRERLENQMERYTQQLSDEQSEHQNYITYSLGGFLTLLLLILVLSFWITTRFGREIGKPLQTLTASAQRLSDGEYEPVTTLEREDEIGELARAFNQMIKDIEEKEVDLLSHNQELTAHQEELYAQQLELEETVEKLTDKENLLLRRNQLSTSLATDIEVGSMLSKTLDSMLLLMRSQLGAIIVLDEEIERRTVSRGISAPQLDVLLTHLHSGMSGRAINEKTVHTLQRPPQAEEQDYHEAYPMHDLYVPLLDREDNVIALLLLTRLSGLAFSPSEISEVQALGRQISLAIENAVSYNKTQRAHSISQAILNSALEGIALIDTHKKMLAVNHAWCEMYGLDKPEDIALMPNDVFDTLIRPRLKYPDEVSSFYTHAITGALSETEELTFEMVLPSYRVMKMYHRRVTNEHKETLGWIIVTRDITREYEVDRMKSEFVSTVSHELRTPLSSILGFVEIMLQRKITPDKQMRYLNTIYKEARRLTNLINDFLDVQRMESGKQEYNKQPLRLHEVTEEVIQLQQTSSHQIVFNQNTERDVLMADHEKMQQVITNLLSNAIKYAPAGGTITVTVDSCASRPQDVCLHIQDEGLGIPEEAIPHLFEKFYRVDNSDRRKIGGTGLGLAICAEIVKAHNGLIHVQSELGKGSIFTVSLPTYMGETPLPDPKSHTLSEPQAAVTQEAEQMFYGHILIVEDDESLRAYLSEELGNSLQRRGIKIVHVSNGEKALQSIEQEPPLLIILDIMLGEGKDGWEIIQELKRSEHLRSIPVVISSALEEKEKGYGYGISDYLIKPYPAEKLTTTVWNVLQQTNNEGHVFIPKEKGSRSE; via the coding sequence ATGAGAAAAAGTATCGTTAACCGCCTGCGCCTTTTTTTGCTGATTCCTCTTATCTCCATTTTCGTATTATCTGCTGTACTATGGACATTCAACATTCGTGAATTGAACAGCTATAATCGCGAAATGGCAGAGCTATTAGAAAAGCGTAATGAACTCCGTCTGATTCAATATGCTTTTGAGGCGGAAATATCAGAAATACGCGGCTTTATCGCCATTGGTAACGATACTTTCCTTACCCGGATGAACACCCAAAAAGAAAAGGCATTAAAAAGCATGCAGGCTTATAGCGCTCTGCCTCTTACAAGTGATGAACGCTCCTTTATTGATGGAATTAAACGCGATATCATTACGTATAACGAAAAATATATGCCCGCAGGTATTCAACTAGGAAAAGCCCGGGATTATCAAGGCATCAATAAATTAGCAAACAATCAAGGCGCCACTAAGTTTGTCAACAATATCCGTGAACGTCTCGAGAACCAAATGGAGAGGTATACACAGCAGCTAAGCGATGAACAGAGCGAGCACCAGAATTATATTACGTATTCACTTGGAGGCTTTCTGACGCTTCTCCTGCTTATTTTAGTCCTGTCCTTCTGGATTACTACCAGGTTCGGACGCGAGATTGGCAAACCGCTACAGACGCTTACAGCTTCTGCCCAGCGCTTATCAGACGGTGAATATGAACCGGTCACCACACTTGAGCGAGAAGATGAGATTGGTGAACTGGCTAGAGCATTCAATCAAATGATTAAGGACATTGAAGAAAAAGAAGTCGATCTTCTTTCACATAATCAAGAGCTAACCGCCCATCAGGAAGAATTATATGCTCAGCAACTCGAACTTGAAGAAACGGTAGAAAAACTGACCGATAAAGAAAACCTGCTGCTGCGCCGCAACCAGCTCAGCACGTCCCTTGCTACAGATATTGAGGTAGGCAGCATGCTCTCCAAGACACTCGATAGCATGTTATTACTTATGCGTTCACAACTAGGCGCTATTATTGTTCTCGATGAAGAGATTGAGCGACGCACCGTCAGCCGCGGTATTTCTGCTCCCCAGCTTGATGTGCTGCTCACTCATCTTCACAGCGGAATGAGCGGGCGAGCCATTAATGAGAAAACAGTCCATACACTTCAACGCCCGCCACAGGCCGAGGAACAGGATTATCATGAAGCCTATCCCATGCATGACCTGTATGTTCCACTTCTAGATCGGGAAGACAATGTCATCGCCTTGCTGCTGCTAACACGCTTATCCGGCCTTGCCTTCTCGCCTTCAGAAATCAGCGAGGTGCAAGCATTGGGCCGGCAGATCTCTCTAGCCATCGAGAATGCAGTATCCTACAACAAAACACAGCGCGCTCATTCTATCAGTCAGGCGATTCTCAACTCGGCTCTAGAAGGAATCGCTCTGATTGATACACATAAAAAAATGCTCGCAGTCAACCACGCATGGTGTGAGATGTATGGTCTAGATAAACCTGAAGATATCGCCTTAATGCCCAATGATGTCTTCGATACGCTTATTCGCCCAAGACTGAAATATCCAGACGAGGTGTCTTCCTTCTACACTCACGCAATTACCGGAGCACTCAGCGAGACAGAAGAGTTGACGTTCGAAATGGTGCTGCCATCCTACCGCGTAATGAAAATGTATCATCGCCGGGTTACGAATGAGCATAAAGAGACGCTTGGCTGGATCATTGTCACACGTGATATTACGCGTGAATACGAAGTAGATCGTATGAAGTCAGAGTTTGTCAGCACAGTAAGTCATGAATTGCGGACGCCTCTCTCAAGCATTCTCGGTTTCGTGGAGATTATGCTGCAGCGTAAGATAACACCTGACAAGCAAATGCGTTATCTTAATACCATCTATAAAGAGGCACGGCGCTTAACCAATCTGATCAATGACTTCCTTGATGTTCAACGCATGGAGTCTGGCAAGCAAGAATATAATAAACAACCGCTTCGCCTACATGAGGTAACAGAAGAGGTAATCCAACTCCAACAGACCTCCTCCCATCAGATTGTATTCAATCAGAATACTGAACGGGATGTGCTTATGGCTGACCATGAGAAAATGCAGCAGGTCATCACCAACCTGCTCAGCAACGCGATCAAGTATGCCCCAGCCGGCGGAACAATTACGGTAACGGTAGATTCTTGCGCATCGCGTCCACAGGATGTCTGCCTGCACATACAGGATGAAGGATTAGGCATTCCGGAAGAAGCCATTCCACATTTGTTCGAGAAATTCTATCGCGTGGATAATTCTGACCGCAGGAAAATCGGCGGTACCGGTCTGGGTCTTGCTATCTGTGCAGAGATTGTCAAAGCGCATAACGGCTTGATTCATGTCCAGTCTGAACTTGGCAAGGGAAGCATCTTTACCGTCTCTCTTCCTACCTACATGGGAGAAACACCGCTGCCTGATCCGAAATCACATACCTTGTCCGAGCCGCAGGCAGCCGTAACACAAGAGGCTGAGCAGATGTTTTATGGCCATATTCTTATAGTGGAAGACGACGAGAGTCTGCGAGCATACCTCAGCGAAGAACTCGGCAATTCACTGCAGCGTCGCGGTATAAAAATTGTGCATGTATCAAATGGGGAGAAGGCGCTGCAAAGCATCGAACAAGAACCGCCGCTTCTTATCATTCTCGATATTATGCTTGGAGAAGGAAAAGACGGCTGGGAAATCATTCAGGAATTAAAGCGAAGCGAACACCTCCGCTCCATTCCTGTCGTAATCTCTAGCGCATTAGAAGAAAAAGAAAAAGGCTATGGATATGGCATATCTGATTACCTTATCAAACCATATCCGGCTGAAAAGCTCACCACGACCGTCTGGAATGTATTGCAACAAACAAACAACGAGGGGCATGTTTTTATTCCGAAGGAAAAGGGAAGCAGGAGCGAGTGA
- a CDS encoding response regulator transcription factor, whose protein sequence is MPPKILIADDEDVLRMLIMETLEIEDYDLDEAQDGIEAYEKIMNNDYDLILLDLMMPGKTGLEVCQLVREQGKTDTPIVMLTAKTQAEDRQNAIQAGVNHFFSKPFSPMQLLTFIQDILEGDGNEKKYR, encoded by the coding sequence ATGCCCCCAAAGATACTTATTGCCGATGATGAAGATGTACTGCGCATGCTAATTATGGAAACCCTTGAGATTGAAGATTATGATCTTGATGAAGCCCAAGATGGAATCGAAGCGTATGAGAAAATCATGAACAATGATTATGATTTAATTCTGCTTGATTTAATGATGCCCGGCAAAACTGGACTTGAGGTCTGTCAGCTTGTACGCGAGCAGGGCAAAACAGACACACCGATTGTGATGCTCACAGCCAAAACACAAGCGGAAGATCGGCAAAATGCCATTCAAGCAGGAGTCAATCATTTTTTCTCCAAGCCATTTAGCCCTATGCAGTTATTAACCTTTATCCAGGATATTCTTGAAGGAGATGGCAATGAGAAAAAGTATCGTTAA
- the thpR gene encoding RNA 2',3'-cyclic phosphodiesterase, with protein MMRLFTAVELNHEATQELLRLQQEAKKQFISRKWQTPERMHLTLHFLGELSATQADTVKQELRLAAASCQPFELCLTDIGAFPSLQRPRVLWAGIDEQDNCLSTLQRTLSTRLQEKQLYEEERRYSPHITLARNVSVKNEASAHDPLLRVQPVRWTVHELTLFRSTLTKEGPLYVVIEKYPFIP; from the coding sequence ATGATGAGATTATTTACCGCTGTTGAACTAAATCATGAAGCGACCCAAGAGCTTTTGCGGCTGCAGCAAGAAGCAAAAAAGCAATTCATCTCCCGCAAATGGCAAACACCAGAACGTATGCACCTTACCCTGCATTTTCTCGGCGAACTTTCTGCCACACAAGCAGATACAGTCAAGCAAGAACTCCGCCTAGCTGCCGCTTCCTGCCAACCTTTTGAGCTGTGTCTTACAGATATAGGGGCTTTTCCTAGCTTGCAAAGACCGCGAGTACTATGGGCCGGCATCGATGAACAAGACAACTGCTTATCCACGCTTCAGCGTACACTCTCGACCCGGTTACAAGAAAAGCAATTGTATGAGGAAGAACGACGGTATTCTCCCCATATCACACTTGCCAGAAATGTATCGGTAAAGAATGAAGCAAGTGCGCATGATCCCCTTCTTCGTGTTCAGCCTGTTCGCTGGACTGTACACGAGTTAACTTTGTTCCGCTCTACGCTTACAAAAGAAGGCCCTCTATATGTAGTAATAGAAAAATATCCTTTCATCCCCTAG
- a CDS encoding DJ-1/PfpI family protein, which yields MSKRVLIVTGDAVEALEVFYPYYRCLEEGFEVTIASPSVKKLQTVSHDFVEGMETYVEKPAYGLDSHASFAEIDPTQYDGLIIPGGRAPEYIRMDENLPRIVRHFFEANKPVGAICHAAQVLSVVADLMKDREYTAYIACKPDVVACGATYIEKTLHTHGNLVSGHAWPDLPGFMREFIKLLR from the coding sequence ATGAGCAAACGTGTATTAATTGTTACAGGAGATGCTGTAGAAGCACTAGAGGTTTTTTATCCGTATTATCGTTGTTTAGAAGAAGGATTTGAAGTAACAATTGCTTCACCTTCCGTAAAAAAATTGCAGACTGTAAGTCATGATTTTGTGGAAGGTATGGAAACTTATGTGGAGAAGCCGGCATACGGATTAGATTCCCATGCTTCATTTGCCGAAATAGACCCGACACAGTATGATGGATTAATCATACCAGGAGGACGTGCGCCTGAGTATATTCGCATGGATGAGAATCTGCCAAGGATTGTGCGTCACTTTTTTGAAGCAAACAAACCGGTTGGTGCCATCTGTCATGCCGCTCAAGTGCTTTCTGTTGTAGCGGATCTCATGAAAGACAGAGAATATACGGCATATATTGCATGCAAGCCGGATGTTGTTGCCTGTGGGGCCACGTATATCGAAAAAACGCTGCATACGCATGGGAACTTAGTATCGGGACATGCATGGCCTGATTTGCCAGGCTTTATGCGCGAGTTTATTAAGTTGCTGCGCTAA
- a CDS encoding Crp/Fnr family transcriptional regulator: MKYDSLEHFLGTIPLFASLSEQEREAIAGVMSYKKVKKRAILFYEDDPCTAIYLLEQGVVKVYKTTEDGREQIVNVLHEGDLFPHVGMFGGSPYPATAEAMEECSLYSINVQELTTMLTGNTALCLRLLQILEGKIRDLQRRLTDVLSKDMKEKIMNTLTSLASSRGEADHDGYLLRMELTHQDIADMVGTTRETASRIVSQLKREGRVEFDSHHIWIQRP; encoded by the coding sequence TTGAAGTACGATTCATTAGAACATTTTTTAGGGACGATACCGCTGTTTGCTTCGTTAAGTGAACAGGAGAGGGAAGCTATTGCAGGTGTCATGTCTTATAAGAAAGTAAAGAAGCGGGCGATCTTATTTTATGAAGATGATCCATGTACAGCGATCTACCTGCTAGAGCAGGGAGTAGTTAAGGTGTACAAAACGACAGAAGACGGCCGTGAACAGATCGTAAATGTACTGCATGAAGGTGACTTGTTTCCGCATGTAGGCATGTTCGGAGGGAGTCCATATCCGGCTACAGCGGAAGCAATGGAAGAGTGTTCGCTATACTCTATTAATGTCCAAGAACTTACGACTATGCTTACGGGAAATACTGCGCTGTGCTTGCGGCTGCTTCAAATTCTTGAAGGTAAGATTCGGGATTTGCAGCGGCGTCTGACCGATGTGCTGAGCAAGGATATGAAGGAAAAAATTATGAATACGCTTACTTCTTTGGCCTCCTCCAGAGGAGAAGCGGATCATGATGGCTATTTGCTGCGGATGGAACTTACACACCAGGATATAGCAGATATGGTAGGGACTACAAGAGAGACTGCAAGTCGAATTGTCAGTCAACTGAAGCGTGAAGGCAGGGTAGAATTCGATTCTCATCATATTTGGATTCAGCGGCCATAG
- a CDS encoding TerC family protein: MDASFWIGFVHIIIIDIVLSGDNAVVIGMASRNLPYEQRRRAVLYGTAGAVGLRILLTAMATWVLLIPYLKAIGGAVLAWIALKLLIGEGEDASDIKAGQTLFAAVQTIIIADFVMSLDNVLAVGGAAQGDFVLLLFGLGLSIPLLMIGSNAVAALMDRLPALVYIGACILSYTAGTMIISEESIQQRIAPVSYYVDWVFPLLLTIVVLVIGLWWRKRLYHSIL; encoded by the coding sequence ATGGATGCTTCATTCTGGATTGGATTTGTCCATATTATTATTATTGATATTGTTTTAAGCGGAGATAATGCTGTAGTCATCGGAATGGCAAGCCGCAACCTTCCGTATGAGCAGCGGAGAAGAGCAGTACTGTATGGTACGGCAGGTGCAGTAGGCTTGCGGATTCTGCTAACGGCAATGGCTACATGGGTATTATTGATTCCTTACTTGAAAGCGATAGGTGGGGCTGTCCTTGCATGGATTGCTTTGAAGCTGCTTATTGGTGAAGGGGAGGATGCATCGGATATAAAAGCAGGTCAAACACTGTTTGCTGCGGTGCAGACGATTATTATCGCGGATTTTGTGATGAGCTTAGACAATGTGCTAGCGGTCGGCGGCGCTGCACAGGGAGATTTTGTGCTGCTTTTGTTCGGTCTTGGTCTTAGCATACCGTTGTTGATGATTGGCAGCAATGCAGTGGCGGCACTCATGGATCGATTGCCTGCGCTTGTCTATATTGGTGCCTGTATTCTCAGTTATACCGCAGGAACGATGATTATATCTGAAGAAAGCATACAGCAGCGTATAGCTCCGGTATCTTATTATGTTGATTGGGTATTTCCCCTCTTACTAACAATAGTAGTTCTTGTTATAGGTCTTTGGTGGCGTAAGCGGTTATATCATTCGATTTTATAG
- a CDS encoding small, acid-soluble spore protein, alpha/beta type — translation MAQSNNSRNNLVVPGAQQALDQMKYEIASEFGVQLGADTTSRQNGSVGGEITKRLVQMAEQQLGGRRA, via the coding sequence ATGGCACAAAGCAACAACAGCAGAAATAACCTGGTTGTTCCAGGCGCACAACAAGCTCTGGACCAAATGAAGTATGAAATCGCTTCTGAATTCGGCGTACAGCTGGGAGCGGATACGACTTCTCGTCAAAACGGTTCTGTTGGTGGCGAAATCACTAAGCGTCTTGTTCAAATGGCTGAACAACAACTTGGCGGTCGTCGCGCATAG
- the mbcS gene encoding acyl-CoA synthetase MbcS, whose product MTELQLHAPEYYNMVNDIERHAKDPNKLALLWENEAGETKRFTYAQLSKASNQLANGLRELGIEKGDKIMIILPRIEQAYISYMAALKIGAIILPGSEMLMPKDILYRATHAGIKAVISFHDLLDRIDEVRPDCRTMETFIVYGGEKEGWLSFDKVMEGQSDEFEVENTRADDVAFLNYTSGTTGNPKGVIHTHSWAYAHQAVAAKLWLNVRDGDIVWATAGPGWAKWNWSPFISVLGSGAIGLVYLGKFDPKKYLSLLDKYEVNVLCCTPTEYRIIAKEEGLEQYKLEHLRSTVSAGEPLNREVIDTFKNYFGVTVRDGYGQTENTLLIGTLEGMEVKPGSMGKPTPGNRIAIIDEEGNPVERGQVGDIAVHRSVPALFKGYLNDPERTAAAFRGDWYLTGDQAKEDEDGYYFFEGRSDDIIISSGYTIGPFEVEDALVKHAAVKECAVVASPDPVRGSIVKAFVILRDTNAASDELVKELQEHVKNVTAPYKYPREIEFVADLPKTTSGKIRRVELRQAEKARKTTQAQ is encoded by the coding sequence ATGACCGAATTACAGTTGCACGCACCTGAGTACTACAACATGGTAAATGACATTGAACGTCACGCAAAGGACCCAAATAAGCTTGCGCTGCTATGGGAGAATGAAGCAGGAGAAACCAAGCGTTTCACATACGCTCAACTTAGCAAGGCTTCGAATCAATTAGCCAATGGTTTGCGTGAGCTGGGGATTGAGAAGGGCGATAAAATCATGATTATCCTGCCGCGTATTGAGCAGGCATACATTAGCTATATGGCCGCATTGAAGATCGGAGCAATTATCCTGCCTGGATCTGAGATGTTGATGCCAAAAGATATTTTATACCGCGCTACGCATGCCGGGATTAAAGCCGTTATTTCTTTCCACGATCTGCTTGATCGTATCGATGAGGTTCGCCCGGATTGCCGCACAATGGAAACATTTATCGTATATGGAGGCGAGAAGGAAGGCTGGCTTTCATTCGATAAAGTGATGGAAGGGCAGAGCGATGAGTTTGAAGTGGAGAATACTCGTGCTGATGATGTTGCGTTCTTAAATTATACATCAGGAACAACAGGCAATCCAAAGGGTGTTATTCATACGCATAGCTGGGCATACGCGCATCAGGCAGTAGCTGCCAAGCTGTGGTTGAATGTCCGGGATGGCGACATCGTATGGGCTACAGCAGGACCGGGTTGGGCTAAGTGGAATTGGAGTCCATTTATCTCGGTGCTCGGCTCCGGTGCGATAGGTCTGGTGTATCTTGGAAAATTCGATCCGAAGAAGTATTTAAGTCTTCTTGACAAGTATGAAGTGAATGTTCTGTGCTGCACACCGACAGAATATCGCATCATAGCCAAAGAAGAAGGGCTTGAGCAATATAAATTAGAGCATCTCCGCAGTACGGTAAGCGCAGGAGAGCCGCTGAACCGTGAAGTAATTGATACATTTAAGAACTATTTCGGTGTAACGGTTCGTGATGGCTATGGTCAAACAGAAAATACACTGTTGATCGGTACGCTTGAAGGCATGGAAGTAAAACCAGGCTCAATGGGTAAGCCAACACCTGGCAATCGCATTGCGATCATTGATGAGGAAGGAAACCCAGTAGAGCGTGGACAGGTAGGGGATATTGCGGTACACCGCAGCGTGCCGGCTCTCTTTAAAGGCTATCTTAACGATCCGGAACGCACAGCTGCCGCGTTTCGTGGAGATTGGTATCTGACTGGAGATCAGGCAAAAGAAGATGAGGACGGGTACTATTTCTTCGAAGGCCGCTCCGATGATATTATCATCAGCTCCGGATATACGATTGGACCGTTCGAAGTAGAGGATGCATTGGTTAAGCATGCCGCAGTAAAAGAGTGTGCGGTTGTTGCAAGCCCCGATCCAGTGCGCGGCAGCATCGTAAAAGCATTTGTCATTCTTCGTGACACAAATGCGGCTTCAGATGAGTTAGTGAAAGAGCTTCAAGAACATGTGAAGAACGTTACCGCGCCGTATAAATACCCGCGTGAGATTGAATTCGTAGCGGATCTGCCGAAAACTACATCGGGAAAAATTCGCCGTGTAGAACTGCGCCAGGCTGAAAAAGCGCGTAAGACTACGCAAGCCCAATAA
- a CDS encoding CoA transferase subunit A translates to MVDKRCSLQEAVQMIQDNDMITFSGFVIWRRPMAAIYEMLRQEKKGLHLVEVNSGTHAELLIGAGAVSIWESCWIGHELYGKVPYCLDRKVKERSVIVEDYSHQHMLYRMTAGAIGVPYMPTWASRGTDILNPEYDMLEKAGLRTGANERIPAKKFDFAADPFYNEGEIIHVPAVRPRVCIVHAQQVGEEGTIRITGQTYSDEQAIKASEIVIVLAEEIVPESYLREEPERNLIPGYLVDAIVELPWGAHPTGAYGCYDVDGSFIREFSSASKTDEGFTVWADEWVYGVKDHEEYLNKVGVSRLEKLRANSYHKYSTKVKRGVR, encoded by the coding sequence ATGGTAGATAAAAGATGCTCACTACAGGAAGCAGTGCAAATGATTCAAGATAATGACATGATTACATTCAGCGGTTTTGTAATTTGGCGCCGTCCGATGGCAGCCATATATGAAATGCTGCGTCAGGAGAAGAAAGGATTGCACCTGGTCGAGGTCAATTCAGGTACGCATGCCGAACTATTAATAGGTGCTGGCGCGGTATCTATTTGGGAATCGTGCTGGATCGGCCATGAGCTATACGGGAAGGTACCGTATTGTTTAGATCGAAAAGTGAAAGAGCGCTCAGTCATTGTAGAAGACTACAGCCATCAGCATATGCTATATCGAATGACGGCCGGAGCGATAGGGGTTCCGTATATGCCGACGTGGGCATCGCGTGGTACCGATATTCTCAATCCAGAATATGATATGTTGGAGAAAGCTGGCTTGCGTACTGGCGCAAATGAACGCATTCCGGCAAAGAAATTCGATTTCGCAGCAGATCCTTTTTATAACGAGGGAGAGATTATTCACGTGCCTGCTGTCCGTCCGCGCGTATGTATTGTACATGCCCAACAAGTAGGAGAGGAAGGTACCATCCGTATTACCGGTCAAACATACTCGGATGAGCAGGCGATTAAGGCTTCTGAAATCGTTATTGTGCTTGCTGAAGAGATTGTACCGGAGTCGTATTTGCGTGAAGAACCGGAACGCAATCTCATTCCTGGCTATTTAGTGGATGCGATCGTTGAACTGCCATGGGGAGCACACCCTACCGGAGCATACGGTTGCTATGACGTAGATGGTTCGTTTATCCGCGAATTTTCTTCGGCGTCGAAGACGGATGAAGGATTTACGGTATGGGCTGATGAGTGGGTATATGGTGTGAAAGACCATGAGGAGTATTTGAATAAAGTAGGGGTATCTCGCCTAGAGAAGCTGCGGGCGAATTCATACCATAAATATAGTACAAAAGTAAAACGGGGGGTGCGGTAA